Proteins co-encoded in one Haladaptatus sp. ZSTT2 genomic window:
- a CDS encoding DUF2732 family protein has translation MNDTSGSSTHRVLVVEDEKDIAELYAKWIGSTYDIEIAYTGREALDILDDSFDVILLDRNLPQMGGDEVLAWIRDQGFDCTVAIISAIEPDFDIYEMGFDDYLVKPVGKDDLENIINRMLSRAEYDDRLKQLFSVSSKLALLETHKSSAELAHSEVYHSLKQEWERLDQQAGAALYQLPNDDVFAILRE, from the coding sequence AGAAAGATATTGCAGAGCTCTATGCCAAGTGGATAGGGTCGACATACGACATCGAAATTGCATACACGGGTCGGGAAGCACTCGACATCCTCGACGACTCTTTCGATGTTATTCTCCTTGATAGGAATCTTCCACAGATGGGTGGTGACGAGGTGCTCGCTTGGATTCGCGACCAAGGATTCGACTGCACCGTCGCCATCATCTCTGCGATAGAGCCAGACTTCGATATCTACGAAATGGGGTTCGACGACTATCTCGTCAAACCCGTCGGAAAAGACGACCTCGAGAACATCATCAATCGCATGTTGTCGCGCGCTGAGTACGACGACCGCCTCAAACAGCTGTTCTCCGTCAGCTCAAAGCTGGCGTTGCTTGAAACGCACAAATCTAGTGCGGAGCTTGCACATAGTGAGGTGTACCACTCGCTCAAACAAGAGTGGGAGCGATTAGACCAACAAGCCGGTGCCGCACTCTATCAGCTTCCGAACGATGACGTCTTTGCAATCCTTCGAGAATGA